From Bombus huntii isolate Logan2020A chromosome 4, iyBomHunt1.1, whole genome shotgun sequence, one genomic window encodes:
- the LOC126865180 gene encoding uncharacterized protein LOC126865180: MSTVRGALVVLEGCDRAGKSTQAKLLVNALKQRDIPVEQRAFPDRTTAIGEIINNYLNKKLTFSLETAHMLFSANRWECKDEILKSLSSGTTVVIDRYVGSGAAYTAATTGRSLDWCKAPDKGLPSPDVVIFLNVSNETQCSRSNWGDERYENNEIQSRVASNYRKIMDQTWYIINADDDKSKIHSQILQKILDVIDQVKDLPVGKLYESIGSEN, encoded by the exons ATGTCAACGGTACGTGGTGCTTTGGTAGTATTAGAAGGATGTGACAGGGCGGGAAAATCCACCCAGGCGAAGTTGCTGGTTAATGCGTTGAAACAACGTGACATTCCGGTCGAACAACGAGCGTTTCCTG ATAGAACAACTGCCATTggagaaataataaataattatttgaacaaGAAACTAACTTTTTCATTGGAAACAGCGCATATGTTGTTTTCTGCAAATCGATGGGAATGCAAagatgaaattttgaaatcttTATCTAGCGGTACTACTGTTGTCATAGATAG ATATGTTGGTTCGGGTGCTGCTTATACTGCAGCCACAACTGGTAGAAGTTTAGATTGGTGCAAAGCACCTGACAAAGGACTACCTTCTCCGGATGTAGTTATATTCCTCAATGTTTCCAATGAAACTCAGTGTTCACGTAGCAATTGGGGAGATGAGCGGtatgaaaataatgaaattcagTCACGCGTTGCTTCCAACTATAGGAAAATAATGGATCAAACATGGTATATAATTAATGCGGATGACGACAAATCAAAGATACATTCTCAAATATTACAGAAAATATTAGATGTTATAGATCAAGTTAAAGATTTACCTGTTGGCAAATTATACGAATCTATAGGATCTGAGAATTGA
- the LOC126865176 gene encoding tigger transposable element-derived protein 4-like has product MKAVKERLFEWACKKYAMNSPLDRRLLRDRALQLARISGSNGFKCSDRWLTTFLKEYGFSGDLTSQPAPMFTDYRDWIDLMRSTIVKYRHKDLFHADELTMYSDVLPSGIPCNGVEDPRAIDSSRNRVTVLTSCNSSGTTKLPLLVCGPYASKITAKEHVYNHSEDSCIGDELFRSWLSNVNDRMTESNRKILLFLRRGRARALKDFVASNVQLVYFPEDFPAFLRPLRRDVFHYVKMVFRRRYAERLKRHTMQWNLDDILASLIEAWESIPRELIVYSFQRTHFRTDDCFLRIDCDCWNSLKVGISFKKFVTFDDGLSSEPATYEKNHRCRCYELSNRKNVKRSDNDSVLKNTPQDISEATVPKLPNESDRNLRATPLNVKNRACRKYDCSMVTSHVNGNASTATITYNTKKENLAEASGGRRKSQKRIYSETRFSTKERNGNRCASEQRNIKNTFVSKYPNVIRSTSSRDGTFQTEANEIRESLEPVVDEALTLSSISTAQSNSANDLIDNINATDRETIRNSEHNVVRNNLTRFKRLNNEQGDAKSKCTNQGTVRSSILDKFNQPSTSTNNRNVTSEVIGQDTPRLRMENRSRSQSSNVVTNNESSLPSVHQKILNFTKQNRRNSVSNNSEDDSETSEPREKKLKTNHNWSKRFETSFVFGSPDTDYSFGARRNKNIVESGIFNINPFVSPRD; this is encoded by the exons GATTCAAGTGCTCGGACAGATGGTTGACTACATTTTTGAAAGAGTACGGCTTCTCTGGCGATTTGACGAGTCAGCCGGCACCGATGTTCACCGATTACCGCGACTGGATCGACCTGATGAGATCGACGATAGTCAAGTACAGGCACAAGGATCTGTTTCACGCGGACGAGCTGACCATGTACTCGGACGTTCTCCCTTCGGGAATCCCGTGCAACGGGGTCGAAGATCCAAGGGCGATCGATTCATCGAGGAACCGAGTGACAGTTTTAACGAGCTGTAATTCTTCGGGAACGACGAAACTGCCGCTCCTCGTCTGCGGACCGTACGCGTCCAAGATAACGGCGAAAGAGCACGTTTACAATCACAGCGAGGATTCTTGCATCGGGGACGAGTTGTTCAGAAGTTGGCTGTCGAACGTGAACGATCGTATGACCGAGTCTAATCGAAAGATCTTGCTGTTTCTACGACGCGGCAGAGCTCGCGCGCTGAAGGATTTCGTAGCGAGCAACGTACAGCTCGTTTACTTTCCCGAAGATTTCCCGGCATTTTTACGACCGTTGCGGAGGGACGTTTTCCATTACGTTAAGATGGTATTTAGGCGAAG GTACGCAGAGCGATTAAAGCGACATACCATGCAATGGAATCTTGACGACATCCTGGCGTCGCTGATCGAAGCATGGGAGTCGATACCGCGGGAACTGATAGTATACAGCTTTCAAAGGACCCACTTTAGGACCGACGACTGTTTTCTTCGGATCGATTGCGATTGCTGGAACAGCTTGAAAGTCGGTATCTCGTTCAAAAAATTCGTGACGTTCGACGACGGTCTGTCGAGCGAACCGGCGACGTACGAAAAGAACCATCGATGTCGTTGTTACGAGCTTTCCAACCGCAAAAACGTTAAACGGAGCGACAACGATTCTGTGTTGAAAAACACGCCGCAAGATATCTCGGAAGCGACTGTTCCAAAGCTACCGAACGAATCCGATCGGAACCTTCGAGCGACGCCTCTAAACGTAAAGAACCGTGCATGTAGAAAATACGACTGTTCCATGGTAACGAGTCACGTCAACGGTAACGCAAGCACAGCAACGATAACGTATAACacgaaaaaggaaaatctAGCGGAAGCGAGCGGCGGACGTAGAAAGTCGCAAAAGAGAATTTACAGCGAGACACGATTTTCTACGAAGGAACGGAATGGCAATCGATGTGCGTCCGAGCagaggaatattaaaaatacctTTGTATCGAAATACCCGAACGTTATCCGTTCGACTTCGTCCAGGGATGGAACGTTTCAAACAGAAGCGAACGAGATACGAGAGTCTCTCGAACCGGTCGTAGACGAAGCTTTGACTTTATCGTCCATTTCAACCGCCCAATCTAACTCCGCCAACGACCTAATCGATAATATCAATGCGACTGATCGTGAAACAATAAGGAACTCTGAACATAACGTGGTAAGAAACAACCTGACGCGGTTTAAACGCTTGAACAACGAACAAGGTGACGCAAAGTCTAAATGCACGAATCAAGGAACAGTACGATCTAGCATTTTGGACAAATTTAATCAACCGTCTACCTCTACGAACAATCGCAACGTTACTTCCGAAGTGATTGGCCAAGATACGCCTCGACTACGCATGGAAAATCGTAGCAGGAGTCAAAGTTCGAACGTAGTCACGAACAACGAGAGCAGCTTGCCTTCCGTTCATCAGAAAATCTTGAATTTTACGAAGCAGAACCGACGAAACTCTGTTTCCAACAATTCCGAGGATGATTCTGAAACGAGCGAACCaagggaaaagaaattgaaaacgaATCATAACTGGTCTAAACGGTTCGAAACCTCTTTCGTTTTTGGTTCTCCGGATACGGATTATTCTTTCGGTGCTCggcgtaataaaaatatcgtggAATCAGGTATTTTTAACATAAATCCGTTTGTTTCTCCGAGggattaa